One genomic segment of Stigmatopora argus isolate UIUO_Sarg chromosome 1, RoL_Sarg_1.0, whole genome shotgun sequence includes these proteins:
- the cbsa gene encoding cystathionine beta-synthase a has translation MPSVPMSKESPVKSAVCPHAPKQLPHTNGDVKQHEVVVPVNGLDAASPVGTDAEQNGAMMRKWIRPDLPSRCTWSLGASQADSPHPQVPQRAVPTILPNILHKIGHTPLVRINKIPPKFGLKCEILAKCEFFNAGGSVKDRIGVRMVEDAERAGLLKPGDTIIEPTSGNTGIGLALAAAVKGYRCIIVMPEKMSMEKVDVLRALGAEIVRTPTSARFDSPESHVGVAWRLKNEIPDSHILDQYRNPSNPLAHYDTTAEEILEQCDGKIDMFVAGAGTGGTITGIARKLKERCPNIKIIGVDPQGSCLAEPEELNKTDKTQYEVEGIGYDFIPTVLDRSVVDTWYKSDDEESFNMSRMLIRDEGLLCGGSSGTAMAAAVNVAKELKEGQRCVVILPDSVRNYMSKFLSDKWMVQKGFLSEEDLMVKMPWWWNLNVQSLNLSAPLTVLPTVSCQRTIKILKEKGFDQAPVVDESGVILGMVTLGNMLASILAGKIKLSDPVSKVIYKQFKRIRLLDNLGKLSRILEIDHFALVVHEQIQYLTDGTSTLKQMVFGVVTAVDLLNFVTSRERRERSFSESTDEL, from the exons ATGCCGTCAGTTCCTATGTCCAAAGAGAGTCCGGTCAAAAGCGCAGTCTGCCCTCATGCTCCAAAGCAACTTCCCCACACCAACGGTGACGTAAAACAACATGAGGTTGTGGTCCCGGTTAATGGGCTTGACGCCGCCTCGCCAGTGGGGACCGATGCAGAGCAAAACGGTGCCATGATGAGGAAATGGATCCGTCCCGACCTCCCCAGCCGCTGCACATGGAGCCTGGGAGCCTCACAAGCAGATTCCCCTCATCCTCAAGTCCCGCA AAGAGCCGTGCCTACCATTCTTCCAAACATCTTGCACAAGATTGGTCACACTCCCCTTGTGCGGATCAAcaaaattccccccaaatttGGACTCAAATGTGAAATAT TGGCCAAGTGTGAGTTTTTCAACGCTGGCGGCAGTGTCAAAGACAGGATCGGTGTCCGGATGGTGGAGGACGCAGAAAGAGCGGGGCTCCTCAAACCAGGAGACACCATTATTGAGCCCACCTCTGGCAACACTG GTATTGGATTGGCTCTGGCCGCAGCTGTGAAAGGCTATCGTTGCATCATCGTCATGCCAGAGAAAATGAGTATGGAGAAG GTGGATGTCCTGAGAGCTCTTGGAGCGGAAATAGTTCGCACACCTACCAGCGCTCGCTTCGATTCCCCAGAATCCCACGTGGGAGTCGCGTGGCGCCTGAAGAATGAGATCCCCGACTCGCACATTCTAGACCAGTACCGTAACCCGAGCAATCCCCTAGCTCACTATGACACCACAGCTGAAGAGATACTGGAACAGTGCGATG GCAAAATAGATATGTTCGTGGCAGGGGCTGGGACTGGAGGTACCATCACAGGCATTGCCCGCAAACTAAAGGAACGTTGCCCCAACATCAag ATTATAGGTGTGGACCCACAAGGCTCTTGCCTTGCAGAGCCAGAAGAGCTTAACAAGACGGATAAGACCCAGTATGAGGTAGAGGGTATCGGCTACGACTTCATTCCCACAGTTCTCGACAGATCT GTCGTTGACACCTGGTATAAGTCTGATGATGAAGAGTCCTTCAATATGTCTCGTATGCTGATCAGGGATGAGGGCCTGCTGTGTG GGGGGAGCTCCGGCACAGCCATGGCAGCTGCTGTCAATGTTGCCAAAGAGTTGAAAGAAGGACAGCGCTGTGTGGTCATCCTTCCAGATTCTGTCAGAAACTACAT GTCCAAATTCCTGAGCGACAAATGGATGGTGCAGAAGGGTTTCCTGAGCGAGGAGGACCTCATGGTGAAAATGCCCTG GTGGTGGAACCTAAATGTGCAAAGTTTGAATCTGTCAGCACCGCTTACGGTCTTGCCGACCGTCAGCTGCCAGAGAACGATCAAGATCCTCAAGGAGAAGGGCTTTGACCAGGCACCTGTCGTGGATGAGTCAGG GGTAATCCTCGGAATGGTCACCCTGGGGAATATGCTGGCCTCTATCCTTGCAGGGAAGATCAAGCTATCAGATCCTGTCAGCAAAGTGATCTACAAGCAGTTTAAACGG ATACGTCTGTTGGATAACTTGGGGAAGTTGTCCCGAATTCTGGAAATAGATCACTTTGCCCTGGTGGTTCATGAGCAGATCCAAT ACTTAACAGATGGCACTTCCACTTTAAAGCAGATGGTCTTTGGAGTGGTAACCGCCGTCGACCTGCTGAACTTCGTCACGAGCCGTGAGCGGAGGGAGCGCTCTTTCTCAGAATCCACTGATGAACTGTGA
- the LOC144083937 gene encoding uncharacterized protein LOC144083937: MKHYTSVLLVFIFVKLNLTSSISDEYCQEIIAGNTGIYTAQVGGDLQINCTCKYANCSSKSCNISWLKWENNNFVPVIADSHTDLKQIRLSHSAAMFLLCIKNIQISNAGIYCCRSGLIVSQIIEVKVYEHERINISQKNENSTKTNKGWRKDPYTAVGIIAFFMIVIFISIILILYCKGARKRETQNGNQNLNLANQPPSDIPGVTQTSSNSFIHTQVSLADGNDIQYRTKKKKRSVAYGILNHELSPTVIGQPRRSQEESSMYADIRV; the protein is encoded by the exons ATGAAACACTACACTAGTGTGCTATTGGTGTTCATCTTTGTCAAACTTAATCTCACTTCAAGTATCAGCG ATGAATACTGCCAGGAAATTATCGCAGGGAACACAGGAATTTACACCGCTCAAGTTGGGGGTGACCTACAGATAAATTGCACCTGCAAGTATGCTAATTGTTCTAGCAAATCTTGCAATATCTCCTGGCTTAAATGGGAGAACAATAATTTTGTGCCAGTGATCGCAGACTCTCATACTGACTTGAAACAGATACGTTTAAGCCATTCTGCAGCAATGTTCTTATTATGcatcaaaaatattcaaattagcAATGCAGGTATATATTGCTGCAGAAGTGGACTCATCGTAAGCCAAATCATCGAAGTTAAGGTGTACG AACACGAGAGGATCAACATATCACAGAAGAATGAAaaca GTACCAAAACCAACAAAGGGTGGCGGAAGGATCCATACACAGCTGTAGGCATAATTGCCTTTTTCATGATAGTGATATTTATTTCTATCATTTTAATACTGTACTGTAAAG GCGCCCGAAAGAGAGAAACACAAAATGGGAACCAG AACCTGAATTTGGCAAACCAGCCACCAAGCGACATACCAGGAGTCACGCAAACCTCTTCCAACAGCTTCATTCATACTCAAGTGAGTTTAGCGGATGGCAACGATATACAATACaggacaaagaagaaaaaaaggtctgTCGCGTACGGTATTCTCAATCACGAACTTTCGCCCACTGTTATTGGACAACCGAGACGCTCTCAAGAGGAAAGTTCAATGTATGCCGATATACGAGTATGA
- the LOC144083962 gene encoding splicing factor U2AF 35 kDa subunit-like: protein MAEYLASIFGTEKDKVNCSFYFKIGACRHGDRCSRLHNKPTFSQTILIQNIYRNPQNSAQTADASRCAVSDVEMQEHYDEFFEEVFTEMEEKYGEVEEMNICDNLGDHLVGNVYVKFRREEDAEKAVMDLNNRWFNAQPVHAELSPVTDFREACCRQYEMGECTRGGFCNFMHLKPISRELRRQLYGRRGKRPRSPARSRERSPRSKDRRRDRERRRSRDRERTGRF, encoded by the exons ATGGCGGAATACCTGGCGTCCATTTTCGGCACAGAGAAAGACAA GGTCAAttgttctttttatttcaaaatcggAGCTTGCAGACATGGAGACCGCTGCTCAAGACTGCATAACAAACCGACCTTCAGCCAG ACCATTTTGATACAAAACATCTACCGCAACCCACAGAACAGTGCACAGACGGCTGATGCGTCACGCT GTGCAGTCAGTGATGTGGAAATGCAGGAGCACTACGATGAGTTTTTTGAA GAGGTCTTCACAGAGATGGAGGAGAAGTACGGGGAAGTGGAAGAAATGAACATCTGTGACAATCTGGGCGATCATCTGGTTGGTAACGTCTACGTCAAG TTCCGGCGAGAAGAGGATGCCGAAAAAGCTGTCATGGACTTGAACAACCGCTGGTTTAACGCCCAGCCCGTCCACGCCGAGCTCTCGCCAGTCACTGACTTCAGGGAAGCTTGCTGCCGTCAGTATGAAATGGG AGAGTGCACCCGAGGTGGCTTCTGCAACTTTATGCATCTCAAACCTATATCAAGGGAACTTCGACGACAGTTGTACGGACGGCGAGGAAAAAG ACCACGTTCTCCCGCGCGTTCCCGAGAAAGAAGCCCCCGTTCAAAGGATCGGCGACGGGACCGTGAAAGACGGAGGTCGAGAGACAGAGAACGCACAGGAAGATTTTGA